The Nostoc sp. 'Peltigera membranacea cyanobiont' N6 genome contains the following window.
ATAATGCGATCGCACAGACAGCCCGAAGCCTGACCCTATCAACTTTGGAAAGTTTTAAGCAAGCTCAGAAATCAACTACTTTAGATGTGAAGGAACAGCCTGCATTAAGTCATGTACTAAATAATACTGAAGCTAGAACAACAAAAGTAGCGAAACTGTCTAAACTCTAACAACCTGTCAGTACAAACGCTGCCCAGTAATAAGGGTTCTCAAAGGGGATACCTTCTAAACGTTTGAGTGCCCGTTTCAATCGAAACTGTTCTTTAGGCTCTAGTTTACTTAAATCCCAAGTCACTGCTCGTTCTCTCAACTCATCAGCGCTACAAGCACGTAGCCAATTTTGTGATGTTTGCAGAGCAGCAGCTTTATTATTCGTTCGATCTAACTGCCGATAAAACTCATCTAAGAGATACGCAGTAGCAATTGAGTTAACTTTCCAGAGGCTACTGACAACAGCCTTTGCACCAGCAAGTAAAAAGCCTGTGGGTAATCCTAAATACTCATCTGTTGGTTGAAATGCATCCACGACTCCTGTGCAGCAGGCAGAAAGAGTTACTAAATCAGCCTGGGGCATTTGCATATCAGTCAAGATGAAATTTAAAGTTAAATCTTCATCATTACTGTGAGCAGAAAGCATCAGGTAGGAGTCGAGAGGATTTTTAAAATTATATTCAGCGTGACCGGAAAAATGAAAACAATGATGATGCTTTACGCTACGTAAAATTTCTGCTTTCGATGCTTGTCCTCCTGATAAAATCTGAGTTTGAAGGAATTGTTGACGTTGGCTGATACTAACTACTTCTGCCTTGGAAAAAATTAAATCTTTATCTTGGGTAGGATTTTCTATACCTAACAATAACTCGCGTTGGCGTTGGCGCTTTTGGCATATTTTCCAGACTTGAATACTGGGACAATAGCTAACTGAAAAACGCTCGATTAAGCATTGATTTTCATTCAGCCAGAGGGCATGAATTGGAACAAGGTGTAAATATTTATGAGGGATAATAATTAGATTATTTATATCAGGTGGAATATAACCTTGCAACTTACGAGGAAGGAGATAATCAGAAAATATTTTGAGAAAAATGGGTAATTGCTCAAGATTTTCATCAATTTCTATATCTTTAGTTGATGTTGTTTTTGTAGTAATATTAGATGCCCAAATTCTGACTATTTCTTCTAAACAATTATCTTTCAGTTCTATGCAAAGGTCTTCACAGATAAATGGTTGTTCTTCACCTGGCAAAATCAACATTATAACAAGGACTTTCTCTGTGAAGAAAAACTCAATAATAGCAGAATCGTGTTGCAATAGTGACTGAACTTCTGTGAATGAGATGGGGTAAACCTTAGTTTTAGCAATAAACTCTGGTTCACTTTCTGAAACTTCACTATATAAATTATCAAGATTTTTTTTAGCTTCTAACCATTTATCCTTTGTCTTATCTATTAATTGCTTATCTTGCTTATTACTTAGTACATAAGTATAGTGAATTAAAGCCTTGTTTTCATTAATCTTAGCTTCTTTTATTTTTTCATATAACTTAAATGGAAGTGTTATGGGTAAAAGTGTATCTTGCTTGGATAGTCTCTCTACTAAGTAACGGTTTCTAGAAATTTCACTATATAAAAATGCACTATTAAAGTCTTGAGTATAAATACTTACAGCTACAATACGCTGATATATTTCCAAATATGATTTCATTAAAGAGCGACGAGTATTTATGTCTAGTCCTTCTTGTAATATCTCTAAAACGTCAATTATTTGATAGTAATAAAATTTGGCTTTTTCGGGATGATTTATAGATAAATACTTATTGGCTGTTTCTTTTAATCTCGTCACTTTAGTAAATAACAGCAGTGCTTTTTCTCGCTGTATGTGAGCA
Protein-coding sequences here:
- a CDS encoding CHAT domain-containing protein yields the protein MLEEPSIYEFDTDLIGIDPISKNNRYEFIESMEETNKTPKISQIVQQALSTGYLTIKAENQLRQLLTTRYDLEDFNAFMVLQDAVMLGKVKPENRASYEDVFSTINQNSYKPIAHIQREKALLLFTKVTRLKETANKYLSINHPEKAKFYYYQIIDVLEILQEGLDINTRRSLMKSYLEIYQRIVAVSIYTQDFNSAFLYSEISRNRYLVERLSKQDTLLPITLPFKLYEKIKEAKINENKALIHYTYVLSNKQDKQLIDKTKDKWLEAKKNLDNLYSEVSESEPEFIAKTKVYPISFTEVQSLLQHDSAIIEFFFTEKVLVIMLILPGEEQPFICEDLCIELKDNCLEEIVRIWASNITTKTTSTKDIEIDENLEQLPIFLKIFSDYLLPRKLQGYIPPDINNLIIIPHKYLHLVPIHALWLNENQCLIERFSVSYCPSIQVWKICQKRQRQRELLLGIENPTQDKDLIFSKAEVVSISQRQQFLQTQILSGGQASKAEILRSVKHHHCFHFSGHAEYNFKNPLDSYLMLSAHSNDEDLTLNFILTDMQMPQADLVTLSACCTGVVDAFQPTDEYLGLPTGFLLAGAKAVVSSLWKVNSIATAYLLDEFYRQLDRTNNKAAALQTSQNWLRACSADELRERAVTWDLSKLEPKEQFRLKRALKRLEGIPFENPYYWAAFVLTGC